CTGGCACGTCTCCAGGCCCCACTTGGTCACAGCCATACTGAAGGACGACTCGAACATGAACGCCTGATGGACGCAAGACGTTAACCCATCTTCATTTGTTCTGTACAAATCATAAGCTTTATTGGGAGGAATTTTTACCATGGTTCCTTCAGCAACCCTCTCCGGTTTGAGCTCAGCCACGCTGTTCTTCTCAAAACATTCGGCATCAGGGCCGTGTGGGGTCATGATGCTGTGAAGACTGGCCCCTCCCGGCTGGAAAGCTTCCTCTTTGGCTTCATAGTGGCCCTTGATCAGCCCCATGAATTCACTCATGCAGTTGCCTTCAAACACCAACAGGGGGAGCTATTACACAACCTTATCTGAGTTTGCGAGCAAGGAGATTgaagtcatatttatttatatgtcatctattttttttttctcgcttgTGCACAAAAGTTTACGCCTTACGGTGATAATATGGTGGACGGAAGGTGTGGTCAGCTACACCCCAGCGTGGAGGGAAGATGACAAAGTCGGCAATGGCCACACCCGGTCTGGTGGATTTGGCCGTCAACACGGTAAAGATGGAAGGATCCTACACAATATTAGCAGCAAAAGGGAACTCAGGAAGAAGTgctggaaattattttttaccgTCAAGGAGAGCTAAAACGAGTAACACTGCGCACGCGTAAAGCGCTCTTTGTCGAAGAATGAAAGGAACTAACGTCATTTATTCACATTCAAAAGGGTTTCAACTATGCCACAATTGATAAATATTGGATAAATTAAGATAAACGAACTGAGTAAGTATTTTAAGAAACAGCCGAACTCGACGCATCACAACCTGTCGAGAACTGGCACTAATTTGGTATGCGCACGCACACTCGTCGAACGACAATTGACTTATTTCGACGGCACGCCTGTTAATATGGACACAAATGACACTCACCGCATGGTCAAAGGCCACACAGTTGATGACCATGAAGTTGTCGAGGTTGTACTTGTACGGCGTGTAGTTGCCGTGCCATGCGACCACGTTGAAGGGAGAGAAATCCTAacagaaacaaaacatgacaactTCAGCCATCGTCGAGTAGGCAACTGacacaaagaaaacaataaatgatTCGTActttggggtagtgttgcttgACATAAAGGAGGAGTGGAGGGAAATGCtcataatgaaaatgttttgtgaaATAAAGTCGGCTTCTGTacctcttccattttgttttctttgtaagGCAAGTCTTTATGGTATTACTCAGTAATTGGCAACAAAATCAAACTTTCACAAACTTTCATCATTTCAACGCTCACATACCGAACTTGATGgaatgggggggaggggggggggggtacaacAGTAACAGCGAGTGCAGAGCTATTTCTTTATcttgattgttaaaaaaaagaaaagcaattttgtAGCATTGCTctgttgagagaaaaaaaaaaaagaaatacagcaGCAGCTCTAAAATCGATATAGTTCATTACAACTCGAGCTGTCTTCTTGACCTTGACACTCTTTACACACACATTACCACGCACGGAAAATAAGTCCTAGTTCATGACATAaccaaaatcaactaaacacACATGAAAGTTTCTGCTGCACTCAAAACGTTCTTTGGTCAACCTGGTGCAAGATTATTCCTGAACATTCACTTGTGGTGGCTCAGCTAGATTCgattaaaatgaaaagtggAAGAGAGTTGCACGTACACacgtacaggaaaaaaaaaaaaaaaaacacattggccCAGTCAAGCAAATAATAAGTTAATTTGAGCAATTTTGATGCTCGGCGGGGGGGTGGACAAACCAGCAGGAAAAGATGGGAGCATCTTCCCTTTAGATGAGACCTCCCTCGCCTACCTCACATCTCGGCCCACACCACCTTTAACcctcagccaaaaaaaacacaaaaaatacagcAAAGACTTCAAGTATCTCCTCATACGTTTTGTTTATGAGGTTGAAATGAATACCTAACTTGTTTTTCACTCTGCAACTCGTGAACGCCTTTAACTAATTACGAGTGATTAAGACGCATAATTGAGGTGGAAACATTTCGATATTAAATCACCACCGGGGACGGTAAATCAATCAGCGGCGGCGGCTAATGGATCACACGCGTCCCCGGCGCCGTTTCCTCGCTGTTAGTCATTGTCGCGCTTGACTGGTGTTTACTGAAGCACACGCAGACCTCAAATGGGGTAATAGGGCAGAGAAAGGCTGTACGTGGCACGTAGGACGCTTTTCAAGTACAAGGACAcaaaaaagcacacaaaaaatcACCTGTTGGCAGGCGAAGAGCTTCCCTTGGTACTTATTGATGACGGTGTAACCTGCGGACACGTCCCGATCCTCGTACCACGCCACCGGACACAGGAAGTCTCTCGGGTTGGACAGGCCGTTGGCTCCTGCAAAGAGTCACGCAAACATCCGTCATTGGCATGTAAATGTAATCAAAAACGGTAAAGACGTTCCCGATTGAATTGACTTGGGAAAATCAATACATTTAGGTTATCGttactgctatgtgaaaaacacttacgtccatttttttatttttatgtttgagggctgtcattttttggggggcatgTCTGCATTTAGTTTCAGcccaaaaacattaaaaaaaaaacaattggggagaaaaaatgaaaaaaaaaatggacataagtgaaAAACACTGAtgcccatttttcttttcatttatttatttttatgtttttgggatgtctgcattcaattTCAttgcaaaaacataaaataaaaaaataatgggtggggagggagaaaaaaatggacataagtgaaaaacacttacggccatttttcttttcatttttttatttgtataaattttttgtattcctttctgaagtaaatacagtaaaaaaaaaaaagaagaaaaaaagtaaataaataaataaataaaataaaatcatcccACAGACATAATAATTAAGGGGGGTTGGATGGACAAGTgtccattcattttttatttgtatgtttttgggatgaaactagatgcagacatcccaaaaaaacataataaataaataaataaataaataaataaattaaataatcccaaaagaaacaaaatggacataagtgaaaaacatgtcaatttttttccatttatttaatgGTTTTGtgatgctttttttctttttttttcttttttttaaggtttttgggatgtctgcattacaaaaaaaaacatacaagatGAAGCTGAATGaggacatcccaaaaacataaaaaaataaaaaaaatcatcccaaaaacataaaaagaaaaaaaagggggttaaATGGACATAAAAACACCTATgtcaattttttcattttttatttgaatgtttttgggatgaaactgaaccCAAAAACATACCAATAAAAAAGAGGGAAAAATATGGACATAGGTGATTTTCCACACAGCAGCAATGTTACACTGACACCCACCTATGGGGCCGAGGTCAGGGAGTTCAAAATGTGCTCCGTACACCTCCAGGATGTAACCTCTcgtttctccaaacacgtccaCACTGAAGCGCATTCCTTGCTGGAGTCAATACAGTATTAAGACAAACACATTTTACGACAAGTTTTCTTCAAATGAAGTTTAAAGGTTAAAAGGGGATCTTCAAATCCAAAACCGATTTGATATTGTCCAGCCAATTCAAGCTCTCCAAATACGGCCCAAAAAGTGTCAGTGTATTTGCTAGACGCGAAGCAAGAAAACGCACCTGAACGACACATATCTCGTTGGGCTCGACCGTCATCTTTCCAAACTCGGTGGTGATCAAAAGCTCACCCTGCTGCGGCACTATCCAGGCAAACAGTAGATGGAGCAGCAGAAAGAAAATATGAGGGAATAAAGCGCACTCGGAATTGAGCAATCAGTCTTCCTGTGCCAGATAATGGTGTAAACATTCCTCCTTTTTATTTTGCTCACCGATCAGAAAGTCTCCGTCGGAGTTGTTGAAGCATCTAGAAAACAAGAAACAACATTGCGGCCATCTTCACAATTGAATGCTACAaactaaggatgtaacgataactgccacaatatatcgtcgtcatgtcacaatattaaaagtagcacatctgttaaaaacaaaaaaaacaaaaaaaagtcaggttgatttccatttgtgacattctagcaccctctggtggcagtttttttttttttttagtgcagtttaattttcacaaggcatgttttggcccttctatgtttcaaatccacactaatggtcagatgaaggggaacataatttgTCGATATGtcgaggaactcaatgtgtgcttgcattagtgcctcaatatgtacattatatttatatatatttttatatatatttatattttacactttttattgctttaatgtaCAAAACaccattttgtttctttttttttagtatgagctcattttttttcaatatgacgttttttgttttatattatatattttttatatataatatttatatttttataatatttgtaattgttttaattaatgtagaaaaacaatattgtgtgttttttttagtatgagcttttttttttttttacaatattgtaaccttttttttatatcgccaacctccccacaatatcgtgataattatcgtatcgtgaccttcatatcgtgatagtatcgtatcgtgatgtttggataccgTTACATCCCTTCTACAAACGCTCTTTCTGCCTTTTGAAAGATAAGAAGGCtccgttttgattgacacttttCAACATTGCAAAGCTCGCTTCTGTCCGTTCTCACTTGTTGATCATGGAAGTGTTGCAGGTGTACACGTGGACGCTAACGCCGTTGCGTGATTTCGCATCGCCCGCTCCACAGATGGTGTGCAGACCCTGCAAGAATCACAAAACCACAATAACGCTGAAAAACGTCCGTATAAAGTCGGAACGTTGGAAAAAAGAGAACGCGATTAACCTTACAGCCACAAAATCGACTATCTTGTCTGTCGACTTGGGgatggaaaatggccgccatcgcatctggaagaggaaaagcaacaCAACGTATACAATTTATGACAATtataaaacacaacacaacaaaaaaaacattatcattATGAAATAGAATGCATGAATATCTGGATGTCGTGAAGTTACCTGGTTGGGATCGGGCTCCGCCCCTTCCCACTTCTCTGTCAGATTCCCACAAGCCGCGGGGGCAAAAGGTTTATGCTTGACGGACGGGAGAATGCGATAAAGCCAGCTGGAAACAAGCGCAACTGTTCAGCTATGCAATTCATTTGACGGATGGAAACGTGAGAAAAAGATAGACACCTCCTCTTATTGGCTGACCGCGGGCAGGTGAAGGCGGAGCCAGAGAGCTGCTCGGCATACAGACCATAGGGGCACACCTGAGGATTGTTCTAGGGAGACGGCGGCGCGTTCAGGTGCAGTCGTGAAAAAATGGGCATTTCGCATGCAAATTCAACTCCTGCGTGTCCTACCTGCGCTTCAGGTAAAGAGCCGGGGCAGCGAGGGTCTTCGGAGGAGAATTCGTTCCCAAATCCACACAAGTACTGCGAAAGAGAAATTCAACAAAGGCACGCGCTCACCATGCCGCTTCGTTGTCATGCAGGATAAATGTGTTCACGCTGGTTATAATTAAATTGGAAAGGCTCgtcattaagtgtttttttcttaattgttGTCGCATTGATTCACATTAGATTTGTGATCAAACAAAACGCAGTCATCCGTTGTTTTGTGTTCACAAGGAGCCTAATTGAACTGGCATCCTCCAGTGGACACGTTCATTGATATTTCAATCAAATTTGCTTGATGAGACACGACGACTGCTCATAGCGTGGATAGAAGAAATGTTGCTGAGTCATCGTTAGCATGCAAATGTGCGCCTGAGCATGGCTGGCGTGCACTTTATGCCTCCCACATCCAAAACAAAACGCAACtttcagcttttatttcatggAGTCATTATGGATTTTTAATGGCACCATTTTGGGACTTTTCTTTTCAAAGCTCAACGTCTCCATGGTCACATCTGGGCAGCTGTCAAATGCTGCATCCTGATTGGTCAGGCGCAACACCACCCATCTGCTTTTGCTTGAAGATACAATATCTTGTTTGTTGCACTTTCAAATTGTATTTGTGATGCAAAACGAAGAGGAAATcatttctaaataatgtattttttttttatttactaaagtaacatttacagtatatacaaaatgtgtttgttttaccCACTTAGCCTACTTGTATTGCACAAACATGACAGTAATTTTGGAGCGAAAGAAATGCTGCCTTACCTTGAGTTGAGCCATTCTGCTGTGTGTCGCTGCAAGAGTTACACAAGCGATAACCGTCAATGAATGACTCTCATGGAAATCTCCTGGAGAGCAAACTCCGCTTGGATGAGGGGGCTGCATTTATTCTCTTTGTCAATATGGTTTCAATTAGGCTTCTGCAAACTGTGTGAGCCAATGAGAGAGGGCCGACGGCAAAAAGGGGAGGAGAGGACAGGTCACAAATAAAAAGATGAGTGTCCAAAATGTTGCCAGGACAAACAACAAGCAGGAGAAGCTTTTTTTGAAGCGGAAtaatgtggaatgatattgaacaGTATTTAATGATATGGAGTTTGCTTAAACGATAttggtgaaaatgtgaaaaaatttggatttttttttgtaggaatgttgaaaatcattcccaaggtggaaaatgaatgggggattTTTGGGTCCAAAATGTAGAATTGTGTGTAATGTGGAAAGTTTATGCACAGGTGAAATCAAATTGAGTGAGTtggatgttttgaattttgaatcgGAACGATAATGAATTTCGAGTAGGACTAACGCAAACCCTCAAAATGAGTGTGGTATTTTGTTGgtggaaaatgtgcaaaaaaaatgtggatttttttataaTGTACGGATTGAGGGAATGTTGAAAACTGATCCCAAGGTGTACTGTATGAGCTGAatattttgaatttcaaatgggaGTAAATTGTTGAATGTCTCATCGGAAATTCATGGAGATTTTGGGGGgggtgaaaaatgttgaattgtgggaaaactgtgAATGTTTGGAATTAGAGAATTAATAGCTCAAGAAGTGTGAAATTTTAGAACATGAGTAGTGGTGTACTCCATTTCACCACAATTAATCAACGATCAATTACATACCCTTCTGGGATCATTTTTATCAAATCGATTAATATGTCGATGCCTATTATACAGTACTCTATAACCTAATACAATCGCTcaaagtattattattgttattattattattattttgtaaaacttttttagaattgtttattttaaaacatgtatttttaatgttggtcattatGGTGGTACTTAGAGAgccaagtatttttttattttattttttaggtggtacatgaaaataaaaatagtcattgtgggaatgctgaagcattgtgttttttaattttccacatttttttttttttttgccgtggtacatctcccacataatacttctgaattaacttgcttcaaaaattcccgCCTCTCGggttatatatcgtctgattccacattacttacagtatacgcacaatttaatgttaaatatcaacttccccccccattcattttcaatgggatcgACATTCAactatttctaagtgtcactttccacgcccacttccatacatcgAACTTATCATCGctaccaggtgtctgatgctGCTCGTTggaacagttggtaaagtgcatgaTTCAGaaattatctctcaatttacttcataagcattcaaatcttagcattcagctttcagcattcccacgcaatttctccagaaattgcacttagtctagtacaCTTAATGCTTAATTTCCAATATTTTTCCATGCAATATAGGAAACAAAATTCTCTCTGCAGCTGCAATCGTGACGTGATGTTActtaatgttaaattaataactacaaAAGCGTGAGTCAAAACTAAGCATGATTTCTTTTGATATTGGCTCCATTCCAAGTGTAGGCAACATTTCGTGGCTGCAGGTGAGATTGCACCAAGGACAACTGATTCGTGCTAAACAACAACATGCAGGGCTGAAAAAGGTTATgcataaggcaattttttttcccatttatctTTAAAATAGGCGGTCAAACGAGGGTCTACCCCAGGTGCACGTATCAAACCGAATCAATTTCGTCTTTCCCATTCACGCCTGGCTTGTCCATTTCGTTCCTTTTCGCGAGTGTTGTCGGGGGAAAGGTAAATGAAGGCAATTCTCCTAGCGAGGCGCAAATAAACTCGCCGCGGCAGAAGTAACGCTTCCCCCGGCGAGGCATGCGATCAGGCCCGGGCATCCCCCGCTGGCAGGCGGTTAGGGTGCTGTGCAAGACGAGAAAGCCCAAATGGCGGCCAAATATCACGTCCCCGTTTCCGGAAATTGATCTGCAGCTTGCACGGAGAAAGAAAATAGGTGATTTTAATTTCATCCCCGAGTCTCATGATAGAATTCTAGAGCATTTGGGTGCAATCCGGATGGCACCCGTGTGCTTAAAAGAGAGGCGACGAAAACTGTTGACAAATGGACCTGGATGTATGCATGTGTAAGTGGCACAGAAATGCTTTGTTATTAGATGCCTGCTGAAGCGAATGGCCCAACGGTAAACGGGACACTTGCTTGCCGCAGTCTCCCAATATGCATAAACAAGCAATCACATGCACAAGAGCGAAATCACACAACTTCACTTTGACTGCTCGACTCTCACAAAGTCTTAGGCCACCACAAGCTTtattattgtgtggaaatttgtgGTATCGTGTTATTTATTAGGCTAACTAGCTAaacactattaactcatttgctcccagtaacgtgtaaatatgtttttttatgttctaagtgtcccaaagacgtatttatacgtttttttttttttttttttttaatgcttgagcatacagaaggctttgatgcagcctctcaactgcaaagaacggttgcagaaattgtagttactacacaaacggccagcaggtggcagcagagaaaagagatcaaccagggccatgtagaaaaaaaagctcaattacttacaattttaaatagatttgtgaaaattgatgaaacttagctctcttctaatgctaattgcagcaaaacggaaacagatagaaacatactttttttcctgatgaaagaagagactttaatctttcttttggtcggttccatgcttttatagcaattgaacacaatattctgtgggccttgcaaaatcagtcaaaatccagtaaaaccgccgggagcgagcgggattgcgaaatgtgaaaatggcggcgagtgaatgagttaaatgggagCTGGCACACTTATGCCACCATCTGAAGCGCCTCTGATTAACCCCCtaaaaagttcagatgttctagtaggcttttcctgacttttGTGGTTATATCTTACAGCACAAGCCTTGGCCCGCAGAGAGCTACCGCAGCACATACGCAAGTTGTGACCGCTTCCATGACATCGGCCTCAACTAGTGTCTCACTGCGGCGTTATCACCCATGAATTGTGGATCGACCAAGAGCCAGCTTGGATATTGTAATTGCAGCTGGGTCACACACCGCCGCGGTTGAAATGTTAAATGAGCCCTGACACGAGACATCCACCGCCCGCCTCGCGCACGCAAATCTGACAGCTCCATTTAACACTGATTAGATTTGCAAGGACATGTAAGCGCACCCACTCCCCGTGAGTGAGTATCTTCGGAATCCTATCTAAT
This genomic window from Festucalex cinctus isolate MCC-2025b chromosome 20, RoL_Fcin_1.0, whole genome shotgun sequence contains:
- the hgd gene encoding homogentisate 1,2-dioxygenase, which translates into the protein MQPPHPSGVCSPGDFHESHSLTVIACVTLAATHSRMAQLKYLCGFGNEFSSEDPRCPGSLPEAQNNPQVCPYGLYAEQLSGSAFTCPRSANKRSWLYRILPSVKHKPFAPAACGNLTEKWEGAEPDPNQMRWRPFSIPKSTDKIVDFVAGLHTICGAGDAKSRNGVSVHVYTCNTSMINKCFNNSDGDFLIVPQQGELLITTEFGKMTVEPNEICVVQQGMRFSVDVFGETRGYILEVYGAHFELPDLGPIGANGLSNPRDFLCPVAWYEDRDVSAGYTVINKYQGKLFACQQDFSPFNVVAWHGNYTPYKYNLDNFMVINCVAFDHADPSIFTVLTAKSTRPGVAIADFVIFPPRWGVADHTFRPPYYHRNCMSEFMGLIKGHYEAKEEAFQPGGASLHSIMTPHGPDAECFEKNSVAELKPERVAEGTMAFMFESSFSMAVTKWGLETCQKLDRSYYQCWEHLRSHFNPNWKPRKH